One Marasmius oreades isolate 03SP1 chromosome 2, whole genome shotgun sequence DNA segment encodes these proteins:
- a CDS encoding uncharacterized protein (BUSCO:EOG09261LV7), whose protein sequence is MSSAEESTPDNDQPLDTNILREINKKALVDALNTVNGAKTLVLDPNLAGPLSLVTDVALLKHHGVDKMFWLEAGPLSLATPNVVYLCRPKIKYVKMIADHVKRHAKESLRYNYTILLVPRTSTLVSRLLEEEGVLGDVTISSYNLQLIPLTGDVVSMEYESAFKDIWVDGDETVIYDFAQALITLQKMFGTFPRMLGKGDHAARLIKLVETYLPQTRSISTSDTLSGLSDKIDSLVVLDRRVDMITPLLTQLTYEGLIDELIGIRNSHVELPVSLISPPPNAGITSSSGPSTTPTTSTSNTLRKESKKKYHLSPTDTLFTDLRDLNFSFVGKKLNQVAHRLDEDYKASRQAKTIPQLRDVVGKLGGLQSEHQSLRIHTGLSELLVPMTRTEQFNKSLEIQQNLLASYNISEQLTAIEDLIAQGAEMELVVRLACLASITAGGIKAKVLENIKREILQTYGYNFLPLLLSLSAPSLAILLPNPPPTSHPDLAAAAKYPFNSLRKSLRLLIEDDPESLNEVENDISYVYSGWAPISIRLVQCVAQKGGVLSNPAETGNQADGKGGRGEKVQAHPIIGWKGFEDILALIPGRTVDVDMNVASAGGLISRPAGKTTTTVVCFLGGCTYTEIAALRWVSKQNKGRRFLIVTTGIVNGLSIIDGISGVQKSVTSKDAGL, encoded by the exons ATGTCTTCAGCTGAAGAATCGACGCCGGACAATGACCAGCCTCTAGACACCAATATCCTGCGCGAAATTAACAAAAAGGCACTTGTAGACGCTTTAAACACT GTCAATGGCGCAAAGACACTCGTTCTCGATCCCAACTTGGCTGGCCCACTTAGTTTGGTAACTGATGTAGCTCTTCTCAAG CATCACGGTGTGGATAAAATGTTTTGGCTTGAAGCCGGTCCTTTGTCGCTGGCTACTCCGAACGTGGTGTATCTATGTCGTCCAAAGATCAAGTATGTGAAGATGATCGCTG ATCATGTTAAGCGTCACGCGAAGGAATCCTTGAGATATAACTACACCATTCTCCTCGTTCCACGAACATCTACCCTTGTTTCGCGCCTGCTCGAAGAAGAGGGGGTATTAGGCGACGTGACGATCTCTTCATACAATCTTCAACTCATCCCTCTTACCGGTGATGTCGTGTCTATGGAGTACGAATCTGCATTCAAAGATATCTGGGTT GACGGAGACGAAACCGTAATCTATGACTTTGCTCAGGCCCTTATCACGCTTCAAAAGATGTTTGGGACATTTCCCAGAATGCTTGGTAAAGGGGATCATGCTGCG AGACTCATCAAGCTGGTGGAGACTTACCTTCCTCAGACCAGATCCATCTCTACGTCTGACACACTATCAGGGCTTTCAGACAAGATAGATTCTCTCGTCGTTCTGGATAGGCGTGTTGACATGATCACACCTCTTCTCACCCAGCTTACTTACGAGGGTCTCATTGACGAACTCATCGGTATCAGAAATT CTCACGTTGAACTTCCGGTATCCCTCATATCCCCGCCGCCGAATGCTGGGATAACCTCCAGTTCAGGACCATCTACGACGCCTACCACTTCAACATCAAACACCTTGCGCAAAGAGAGCAAGAAGAAATACCACTTATCCCCTACGGATACCTTATTTACCGACCTTCGCGATTTAAATTTCTCCTTCGTCGGGAAGAAACTCAACCAAGTCGCCCATCGTCTAGACGAAGATTACAAA GCCAGCAGACAGGCTAAGACGATACCCCAATTACGCGATGTGGTTGGAAAACTGGGCGGATTACAGAGCGAACACCAATCATTACGCATAC ATACCGGACTCTCCGAGTTGCTTGTACCCATGACACGCACCGAGCAGTTCAACAAGTCACTCGAAATCCAGCAAA ATTTACTAGCGTCCTACAACATCTCTGAGCAATTGACTGCGATCGAAGACTTGATTGCTCAAGGCGCTGAAATGGAACTTGTTGTTAGACTCGCATGTCTCGCAAGCATAACAGCGGGTGGTATAAAGGCCAAAGTTTTAGAGAATATCAAGCGGGAGATATTGCAG ACTTATGGTTACAACTTCTTACCGCTACTGCTCTCACTGTCGGCCCCATCCCTAGCAATCTTATTACCAAATCCACCACCCACATCTCATCCGGATCTCGCAGCAGCAGCGAAATATCCGTTCAATTCATTGCGTAAATCCTTGAGACTTCTTATAGAAGATGATCCGGAATCTCTTAACGAGGTCGAAAACGACATCAGTTACGTTTACTCAGGCTGGGCACCCATTAGCATTCGTTTGGTACAATGCGTCGCTCAAAAAGGAGGTGTGCTGAGTAACCCGGCTGAGACCGGTAACCAAGCGGATGGCAAGGGAGGACGCGGTGAGAAGGTTCAGGCGCATCCTATCATAGGTTGGAAAGGGTTTGAGGATATTTTGGCGCTTATACCAGGACGAACCGTAGACGTAGATATGAACGTTGCCTCAGCTGGAGGTTTGATTT CACGACCCGCGGGAAAGACGACCACAACTGTGGTATGCTTCCTCGGTGGATGTACCTATACTGAGATCGCCGCATTGCGATGGGTCTCGAAGCAGAATAAAG GCAGAAGATTTTTGATTGTGACTACTGGAATCGTCAATGGGTTGAGTATAATAGACGGCATCTCCGGCGTGCAAAAGAGTGTTACCTCAAAGGATGCTGGCCTTTGA
- a CDS encoding uncharacterized protein (BUSCO:EOG09261LV7): protein MFWLEAGPLSLATPNVVYLCRPKIKYVKMIADHVKRHAKESLRYNYTILLVPRTSTLVSRLLEEEGVLGDVTISSYNLQLIPLTGDVVSMEYESAFKDIWVDGDETVIYDFAQALITLQKMFGTFPRMLGKGDHAARLIKLVETYLPQTRSISTSDTLSGLSDKIDSLVVLDRRVDMITPLLTQLTYEGLIDELIGIRNSHVELPVSLISPPPNAGITSSSGPSTTPTTSTSNTLRKESKKKYHLSPTDTLFTDLRDLNFSFVGKKLNQVAHRLDEDYKASRQAKTIPQLRDVVGKLGGLQSEHQSLRIHTGLSELLVPMTRTEQFNKSLEIQQNLLASYNISEQLTAIEDLIAQGAEMELVVRLACLASITAGGIKAKVLENIKREILQTYGYNFLPLLLSLSAPSLAILLPNPPPTSHPDLAAAAKYPFNSLRKSLRLLIEDDPESLNEVENDISYVYSGWAPISIRLVQCVAQKGGVLSNPAETGNQADGKGGRGEKVQAHPIIGWKGFEDILALIPGRTVDVDMNVASAGGLISRPAGKTTTTVVCFLGGCTYTEIAALRWVSKQNKGRRFLIVTTGIVNGLSIIDGISGVQKSVTSKDAGL from the exons ATGTTTTGGCTTGAAGCCGGTCCTTTGTCGCTGGCTACTCCGAACGTGGTGTATCTATGTCGTCCAAAGATCAAGTATGTGAAGATGATCGCTG ATCATGTTAAGCGTCACGCGAAGGAATCCTTGAGATATAACTACACCATTCTCCTCGTTCCACGAACATCTACCCTTGTTTCGCGCCTGCTCGAAGAAGAGGGGGTATTAGGCGACGTGACGATCTCTTCATACAATCTTCAACTCATCCCTCTTACCGGTGATGTCGTGTCTATGGAGTACGAATCTGCATTCAAAGATATCTGGGTT GACGGAGACGAAACCGTAATCTATGACTTTGCTCAGGCCCTTATCACGCTTCAAAAGATGTTTGGGACATTTCCCAGAATGCTTGGTAAAGGGGATCATGCTGCG AGACTCATCAAGCTGGTGGAGACTTACCTTCCTCAGACCAGATCCATCTCTACGTCTGACACACTATCAGGGCTTTCAGACAAGATAGATTCTCTCGTCGTTCTGGATAGGCGTGTTGACATGATCACACCTCTTCTCACCCAGCTTACTTACGAGGGTCTCATTGACGAACTCATCGGTATCAGAAATT CTCACGTTGAACTTCCGGTATCCCTCATATCCCCGCCGCCGAATGCTGGGATAACCTCCAGTTCAGGACCATCTACGACGCCTACCACTTCAACATCAAACACCTTGCGCAAAGAGAGCAAGAAGAAATACCACTTATCCCCTACGGATACCTTATTTACCGACCTTCGCGATTTAAATTTCTCCTTCGTCGGGAAGAAACTCAACCAAGTCGCCCATCGTCTAGACGAAGATTACAAA GCCAGCAGACAGGCTAAGACGATACCCCAATTACGCGATGTGGTTGGAAAACTGGGCGGATTACAGAGCGAACACCAATCATTACGCATAC ATACCGGACTCTCCGAGTTGCTTGTACCCATGACACGCACCGAGCAGTTCAACAAGTCACTCGAAATCCAGCAAA ATTTACTAGCGTCCTACAACATCTCTGAGCAATTGACTGCGATCGAAGACTTGATTGCTCAAGGCGCTGAAATGGAACTTGTTGTTAGACTCGCATGTCTCGCAAGCATAACAGCGGGTGGTATAAAGGCCAAAGTTTTAGAGAATATCAAGCGGGAGATATTGCAG ACTTATGGTTACAACTTCTTACCGCTACTGCTCTCACTGTCGGCCCCATCCCTAGCAATCTTATTACCAAATCCACCACCCACATCTCATCCGGATCTCGCAGCAGCAGCGAAATATCCGTTCAATTCATTGCGTAAATCCTTGAGACTTCTTATAGAAGATGATCCGGAATCTCTTAACGAGGTCGAAAACGACATCAGTTACGTTTACTCAGGCTGGGCACCCATTAGCATTCGTTTGGTACAATGCGTCGCTCAAAAAGGAGGTGTGCTGAGTAACCCGGCTGAGACCGGTAACCAAGCGGATGGCAAGGGAGGACGCGGTGAGAAGGTTCAGGCGCATCCTATCATAGGTTGGAAAGGGTTTGAGGATATTTTGGCGCTTATACCAGGACGAACCGTAGACGTAGATATGAACGTTGCCTCAGCTGGAGGTTTGATTT CACGACCCGCGGGAAAGACGACCACAACTGTGGTATGCTTCCTCGGTGGATGTACCTATACTGAGATCGCCGCATTGCGATGGGTCTCGAAGCAGAATAAAG GCAGAAGATTTTTGATTGTGACTACTGGAATCGTCAATGGGTTGAGTATAATAGACGGCATCTCCGGCGTGCAAAAGAGTGTTACCTCAAAGGATGCTGGCCTTTGA
- a CDS encoding uncharacterized protein (BUSCO:EOG09263YBT): MPLFDVSGWSLPEAPIAESPTSSSNSRKRKRPDSDASSEKKIRSEVNLEKIVKTLTGKSTAGSKKQKTKKTPKQTSVDVRKKNISLPMPLKGTSERLTESATSLPPAKKAKTKHKESGSQESLVKSIKAAEDPQPKDGLTTLQKNMKQNLEGARFRLINELLYKNDSIEAQRLMLEDPTMYNDYHVGFRHQVQSWPTNPVDHFISILAKYPKKTVIADLGCGDAAIARNLVPEGMSVLSFDFKSDNSFVIETDICGKLPLPGSEGIDGRPSHGEGHIVDVVVFSLSLMGTNWPKSIREAWRILKPDGELRIAEVASRFSDMNKFIAFISSIGFRLISKDQQNTHFTLFEFKKVTRKYRTEEEWSKILAQVHLLKPCAYKRR; this comes from the exons ATGCCTCTCTTCGATGTATCCGGCTGGTCCCTCCCAGAAGCGCCTATAGCAGAATCCCCAACGAGCTCATCCAACTCTCGAAAACGGAAACGACCAGACAGCGATGCAAGTTCTGAGAAAAAGATTCGCTCTGAAGTCAACCTCGAGAAAATTGTCAAAACATTGACTGGAAAATCAACGGCTGGCTCCAAGAAGCAGAAAACCAAGAAAACCCCCAAACAAACTTCTGTTGATGTTAGGAAGAAGAACATATCACTCCCCATGCCATTAAAAGGGACTTCGGAAAGACTTACTGAATCTGCAACCTCCCTTCCTCCAGCGAAGAAGGCCAAGACGAAACACAAGGAATCGGGGTCCCAAGAGAGCCTTGTGAAGTCCATAAAGGCGGCCGAAGACCCTCAGCCAAAAGACGGTCTCACTACCTTACAGAAAAACATGAAACAAAATTTGGAAGGAGCTCGGTTCAG GTTAATCAATGAGCTTTTATACAAGAACGATAGCATAGAAGCACAGCGTTTGATGCTTGAAGATCCTACAATGTATAATGAC TACCATGTCGGTTTTCGTCATCAAGTCCAATCTTGGCCCACGAATCCTGTGGATCACTTCATCTCCATCTTGGCTAAATACCCAAAGAAAACAGTTATCGCTGACCTTGGATGTGGGGATGCCGCTATCGCTCGGAATCTCGTTCCAGAAGGGATGTCTGTTTTATCCTTTGACTTCAAGTCCGATAACTCGTTTGTCATTGAAACGGACATCTGCGGCAAACTTCCCCTTCCTGGGTCAGAGGGAATTGATGGACGTCCGTCCCACGGTGAAGGGCATATCGTTGATGTTGTCGTGTTCTCCTTGAGCCTTATGGGTACTAATTGGCCCAAGTCTATTCGTGAAGCATGGAGAATACTTAAACCAGA TGGGGAACTCAGGATAGCTGAAGTTGCTAGTCGATTTTCTGATATGAACAAGTTCATTGCCTTCATATCTTCGATAGGTTTCCGTCTGATTAGCAAG GATCAACAAAACACACATTTCACGTTATTTGAATTCAAAAAGGTCACAAGAAAGTACAGGACTGAAGAGGAATGGTCAAAGATTTTGGCACAAGTACATCTTTTGAAACCCTGCGCGTACAAAAGGCGATAA